Part of the Lichenicola cladoniae genome is shown below.
TTCCTGTGCCTGACGTGTGCGCCCCGACACGATGGCAGCGGCGAAACGAACCGACAGCCCTCACCCCTTGCAATCTGCGCGAAACGCGCAAATATTTGCTTGATCAGCCGGGAGTTCCGTATGCAGATCGCCATCAAGCGGGGGCTCGACCGGATCCCCGGGGGCATGATGGTCGTGCCGCTTGCGATTGGCGCTGCCTTCGCGACGCTGGTCCCTCAGACGGCATCGTTCTTCGGCTCCTTCACCGGCGCGCTGTTCCACGGGGCGCTGCCGATCCTCGCCGTCTTCTATGTCTGCATGGGCTCCACGATTGCGCTCGGCGCCCTGCCTCGCGTGGCGCGGCGTGGCGGCGTGCTGCTGGCGACCAAGATCGCGCTCGGTATCGGAGCCGGCCTGATGCTGGGCCACGTGCTCGGCGAGCAGCCGGTCACGTCGGGATGGTTTGCCGGACTCTCCACGCTGGCTGTGGTGGCAGCGATCAACGACACCAACGGCGGCCTCTACATGGCGCTGATGAACCAGTTCGGCCGCCCGGAAGAAGCCGGCGCCTACGCGGTGATGACGCTCGAGTCCGGACCCTTCCTGACCATGGTGACGCTGGGTGTCGCGGGCTTGTCGGCGTTCCCATGGCAGACGCTGGTCGGTGCCGTGTTGCCACTGCTGGCCGGCATCGTCATCGGCAATTTCGATCGCGAGATGCGCAGCTTCCTGGGTGTTGCGGCACCGACGCTGATCCCGTTCTTCGCCTTCGCGCTCGGGACGACCCTTGATCTGCACCGGGTCTGGAGCGCCGGCCTGCTCGGGGTGGCGCTTGGGCTTGCGGTGGTCGCGGTATCCGGCGTGGCGCTGATCGTGACCGACCGGCTCTCAGGGGGTAACGGAACAGCCGGCATCGCAGCCGCCTCGACAGCCGGCAACGCCGCGGCGGTGCCGGCCCTGATTGCCGCCGCCAATCCCGTTTACAAGGCCGCCGCGGCACCGGCGACGATCCTGGTCGCATCTTGCGTGATCGTCACCAGCCTGCTGGTCCCGATCCTGACCGCCCGCTGGGCGCGCTTCGTCCAGCGGAAGATACCGGTCGATCCGACATGATCGAGATGGTGATCATCGCCGACGATCTGTCCGGCGCCGCCGATTGCGGCATCGCGTGCACGACAGCCGGCTATGGGACGTTGGTGGTGCTGGGCGAGCGAGAGGACGAGCTCGATTGCCAGGTACTGGCTATCGACGCGAACACACGGGGCGGCTCGTCGGCGGATGCGGCAGCCGAGTCCGCGCGGTTGGTGCGGCTGCACGGGACCCCGGACCGGATCCTGTTCCGCAAGCTGGACTCGACCCTGCGTGGCCACGTGGCGACCGAGCTGGCCGCGACGCTCGCCGCCCGGCGTGAGTTCGGGCCTGCAATCATCGTGCTCGCACCCGCATTTCCCGCTACCGGGCGCACGACCCGCGACGGCGTTCAGCTGCTCGATGGCATTCCGATGGAACAGACCGTCATCTGGCAGCGCGAGCGCATGCAGGGCCCGGCCTACCTGCCTGAGATGATGGCATCGGCGGATCTGCGCTCGGCGGTGTTCGACCTTGCCGCCGTGCGGGATAGCCGGCTTTCCCGGGCGATGACGGCCGCCGCCGGGGACGCGATCGACGTGCTGTGCTGCGACGCCGAGAGCGAGGATGACCTGCGCCGGATCGCGCAGGCCGGCGCCGCACTCGGGCGGCAGGTGATTTGGGCCGGATCGGCCGGTCTCGCAGGCCACGTCCCGGCTTCCATGCTGCCGCAACTCGCCACGGGCCGTTCGGCTGGCGGCCCGGTCGCTGCAGTGTCCGGCCCGATCCTGTTCGTGATCGGCTCGCTCTCCGCGGTGTCCGCGCGGCAGGTCGCGTTGCTCGCCGAGCGTCCGGACGTGGAACACCTGCTGGTGCCCCCCGCGGCGCTTCGTGACGGCGCCCGGACGACCCGGTGGCGCGGGATCGAGCGCGAACTGGATGCGGCGCTGGAGACCGGACATGATGTGGTGGTGTCGCTGGAAGCCGAGCCGGACGCCGATCCGCGCGACGGCCTGGTTCTGTGCCACGCGCTGGCCAGCCTGACCGCACCGCATGCCGACCGCATCGGCGCGCTGGTTTCGGCCGGCGGCGAGACTGCCCGGGCGGTGCTGCTCGCATTCCGCGCCGCGGGGCTGCGCCTGTGCGGCGAGATCGAGCCCGGCGTGCCGCTGTCCCTGGCCGAAGGCTGGCGGCGCCTGCCGGTCGTTACCAAGGCCGGGGCGTTCGGCTCCGAGCAGACCTTCCTGCGCTGTCGTGCATTGCTGCACGCCGGCTACGTTCCAAACCGTTCCCGACCGGAGTTTCTTCCATGACGCTGCCCCTCATTGCGATCACCATGGGCGATGCCACCGGTGTCGGCCCCGAGATCATCATGAAGAGCCTGGCCCATGCCGAGCTCTATGAGCGGTGTCGCCCGCTGGTCATTGGGGATGCGAAGCGGCTCGAACGCGCCGGACGGATCGTCGGGTCCGACTTGGTGGTGCGATCGCTGTTCGCCGTCGAGGATGCGAAGTTTGAGCCGGGCACGGTGGATTGCATCGACCTGGGGCTGATCCCGGACGACCTGCCGTTCGGCAAGCTGTCGCCGGTCGCAGGCGATGCCGCCTATCAGTATCTGCGCGTGGCGACGGAACTCGCGGTTGCCGGCAAGGTGGCGGCGATCTGCACCGCCCCCCTCAACAAGGAGGCGCTACAGGCCGGCGGTCATCATTATCCCGGCCATACCGAAATGCTGGCGGCGCTGACTGGGACCGAGGAGGTTTCGATGATGCTCACCGCGCCGAACCTGCGCGTCATCCACGTCACCACCCATATCGGTCTCATGGACGCGATCCGGAAGATCGAGCCCGGCCTGGTGGAGCGTACCATTGCCCGTGGTCACGAAGTGCTGGTGAAGGCAGGGCTGTCGCGGCGCAAGATCGGTGTCTGCGCCATCAACCCGCATGCCGGCGAGAACGGCCTGTTCGGCCAGGGTGAGGAGGCGGAGAAGATCGTTCCGGCGATCGAGGCGTGCCGGGCCAAGGGCTGGGATGTCGAGGGGCCGCTGCCGGCGGACACGCTGTTCTTCCGCGCCGGTCGGGGAGATTTCGACATGGTGGTGGCGATGTATCACGACCAGGGCCACGGACCGGTGAAGGTCCTGGGTCTCGAATCGGGAGTGAATATCACTGTCGGACTGCCGGTGATCCGCACCTCGGTCGATCACGGCACCGCCTTCGACATTGCCGGCAAGGGCATCGCCGACGAGCGTTCCCTGCTCGAGGCGCTGCGGCAGGCGATCGCGCTGGCTCCAGCGGACGCGTGATCCTGCCAGGGCGAAACCGCGCATGAAGGTGGCACGTGCCCGGCGGCTGGACATGCTCCGGCATATCGGTGCCGGTATGGCGAGCGCCGAGGCGCTGGCGGAGCAGCTCGGCATCTCGCTCTCGACGGTGCGGCGCGACCTCGCGGTGCTGGCGCGCGAAGGCGCGTTGTTGCGTACCTATGGAGGGGCGGCGCTGCCCGGCCCGGTGCAGCCCGAGCAGCCGCTCACCGAGCGGCTCGGTGAGCGAAACGCGCAGAAAAACGCGATCGCGGCGCTGGCGGCAGACCATGTGCTTGATGGCCAGACCGTTATCCTGGATGCGGGCAGTACTGTCGGCGCTCTCGCCAACCGGTTGCGCGACCGCAAGGATTTGCGCGTCGTGACCAGCGGCCTGACCAGCCTGCAGGCGCTGAGCGGCCTGGATCGGATCGATCTCGTTTCTCTCGGCGGCACGTTGCGGCCGATCAGCCTGGGCTTCACCGGCCCGCTGGCCGAGCAGGCCATGCGGCGAATTACCGCAGACAGCGCCTTTCTCGGCGCGGACGGCGTCGTCGCGGGTCGCGGCCTCTGCGAAGCCAGCGCGGAACAGACCTCGCTGAAGGAGCTGATGACCGCGCAGGCAGAAACGATCTACGTGCTCGCAACCTCCGACAAGCTGGGCAAGGCCGCGTCCCGCGCCTGGGCGCCGCTGGACCGGCCTTGGACACTGGTCACCGACGCCGATGCCAGCGAGGCCCAGCTCGAGCCGTTCCGCCGGCTCGGCACGGTCACCATCCTGATTGCGTCCGGCGCCTGACGGCCGGGTGGACGCGCTCAAGGCCGCAGCACCAATTATTTCCCCACGACTTCACCGCCCGGAAACGCGATGACCTTACCGGCGGTCATGGTCGACACTGCGCGTTGCGCCTCCAGGCTCAGGGTGCTGAGGTGCGGGGGCACCACCACGTTCTCCAGAGACCAGAACGGGTGATTCGACGTCGAAAACCGGCGGTCGCATGACACGGCCGGCAGGGCTGGAGGAAGACGCTGACCATGCTGATCGCAATCGTATCGAAAGCGTCCCGTCGATCAGTCGGATAGCAAGGTCGCAGACCATTGAGCCCGCAAATCATCTTCCCGAGCTCCGTCATCGTAGGCAGGTGTCGAGAGCGACTTGGCGTATAGTACGTCGATCAAAACGATGTGCTCGATGCGATTGGCCATCGTTCCCCACCGGTCGAAGCGCGCCCGATGCAGACGGTAGATATCGCTGTCCCGAGCATGGATCGTCGCGGTTCCCCTCGCGCGAAACCCTTTACGGCGGAGCGGATCGACAAAATTCACCTCCACGGCGGGGCTGTGGCAAAGATTGGCGATCGTCCCCGGTGAGCGGATATCGCCAAAAGCGAGCGTCCGGTCGTCGACGACGACGAAGGTCCCCTTCGGCGACAGGTTCGGCTCCCCCGTTTCGGAGACGGTGGCAACGAAACCGAGACGCTGCTTATGCAGCGTGTCTTTCATATCTTGCGTCAGCATCGAATGGCTTTCCCGATGGTCACCGGCATGATGACACTAAATAAAAGGAAGTTCATCTAGCGTGCAGTCCGGACGGCAGCGGGCGATAATTATCGTTCTTCCAAAGGCAGAAGCGGCCATGGCGCTTTTATCGGTGAACACCACAACGCTTTGACAGGCATGCCGATGAGACAAGCCATAGCCGGGACATGCCCTGGTCAGGTCGCTCTCACCGAAACGACGGCGACCTTGTCCTGACTACGCTCGCCGCTACCGATCAGCATGCTCGACACGATCATTCCGGAATACCGAGTAGCCCGGCAATTGCTGGACCAGCTTCATCGGCCACCAGATCGGCGAGGGTGTAGCCATCCAGTACCGCAAGGAATGCCGCCAGTGCCTGGCTCAAGGCATGGCGAAGGCGGCATGGCACGGTAATGACGCAGGCACCGCCGGCGAAGCACTCGACCAGCGCTAGATCTCCCTCGGCTTGTCGTACCACGTCCCCGATATTGATCGCGGCTGGCGCGCGGCCTAGCCGTAGCCCGCCCCCGCGACCCCGGGTGGTCTGGATGAAGCCCATCTGACCCAGCTGATGCGCCACCTTGGTGAGGTGGTTCTCCGAGATACCGTATGCGGCAGCGATCCCGGCGATGGAGCTTTGCTGTGGTTCCTGCACCGCCAGGTACATCAACACGCGAAGCGAATAGTCGGTGTAGCGGGTGAGGCGCATGATCGGAGAGTCCTGATACGTCAATAGGTGTATATCTATTGCATCTTTAAGGCCAGGCGCCTAAAGGTGGATCGATCATACACCTTATGGAGCATGTCATGAGCCAGTCGCTCTCTCCGGAAACCGTGGCCATCGTGAAGGCGACCGAGCCGGCCCTCGCGCAATACGGCGAAGCCATCAGCCTGCGCATGTACGAGCGGCTGTTCCAGGACGAGGCTGTGCGGGCCCTGTTCAACCAGGCCAACCAGGGCAAGGACGGCGCCCAGGTCAAGGCATTGGCGGCAGCGGTGCTGGCGTATGCGCGAAACATCGATGCCCTTGAGACGCTGGGGTCGATGGTGGAGCGGGTAGCGCAGAAGCATGTCGGCTTCCACGTGCTGCCCGAGCACTATCCGATCGTGGGAGCGGCTCTGCTGGCTGCCATCGCCGATGTGCTGGGCAAGGCGGCGACGCCCGCAGTGATCGAGGCCTGGCGACAGGCATACTGGCATCTCGCCGACATCATGCAGGGCCGTGAGGCAGCCATTCGTCGCAGCATCGAAAGCGCTCCGGGCGGCTGGAGTGGCTGGCGCGACTTCGTGGTCGTGCAGAAGAAGCAGGAAAGTACGACGATCACCTCCTTCGTGCTGCGTCCCAAGGACGGCGGCTCCGTGATCCGGCACCTGCCGGGGCAATACCTGACGGTGCATATCCCGCAGCCGGCCGGCCCACCATTGACGCGGAACTACAGCATCTCCAGCGGCCCGGGAGATGACAGCTACCGGATCACCATCAAGCGCGAGCCGGGTGGAACCGCGTCGAACTGGATGCATGACCGGGTGGATGTCGGCGATGCGATCTCGGCCACTCCGCCTGCCGGCGACTTCTGTTTGTCCGAGCGCCCCGAGCGCCCGCTCGTGCTGCTGAGCGCCGGCGTCGGGCTGACGCCCATGGTCAGCATGCTGGAAGCAATCGTTGGCCATTGGCCAGGACTGCAGGTCGACTACGTGCACGGCACCGCAAGCAGTGGGACCCATGCAATGGACCAGCATGTTCGGGACCTGGCGCGACGGTATGGCGGCATCGACGTCCATACGTTCTACAGCAGGCCCGGTGCGCATGATCTCGTGGGAACGACCCATGACGTGACCGGCCGGATCACCGTGGATTGGCTGCGGGACCATACCAGCCTTGCGGATGCGGACTTCTACCTCTGCGGTCCCTTACCGTTCCTGCGCTTCCTGATCAGCGGTCTCGCAGGTGCGGGCGTCGGCATCCAGCGCCTGCATTACGAGTTTTTCGGGCCGGCTGCGGAAGCATTGGCGGCTTGACCAGGGAGAGTCTCATGTCTGTTCTCGATCGTCTCGCGCTCAGGCTGCCGATCGTGCAGGCGCCGATGGCAGGAGTATCGACGCCGGCACTGGCCGCCGCGGTCTCGAATGCGGGTGGACTGGGCTCGCTCGGACTGGGCGCAACCGATGCCGCCGGCGCCCGGGCGATGATCGGAGCACTGCGGGCACTGACCGGCCGGGCGTTCAACGTCAACCTGTTCGTTCATGCAAACGCACAAAGCGACCAGGCGCGCGAAGCCGCCTGGCTGCAGGCGCTCGCACCTCTGTTCCGGAGCTTCGGCGCCGAACCTCCTTCCACCCTCCGGATTATCTACAAGAGCCTGATCGACGACGACGAGATGTTCGCGGCTCTTCTGGATCTCGCGCCTCCGGTGGTCAGTTTCCATTTCGGACTGCCGCGTGCCGATCAGGTCGCTGCCTTGAAGGACGCCGGCTGCGTGCTTCTTTCAAGCGCTACAAGTCTGGGCGAAGCCGCCCTGGCAAAAAAAGCCGGAATCGACGCAGTGGTGGCCCAAGGCTACGAGGCAGGCGGGCACCGGGGGAACTTCGATCCCGAAGCGACCGATGATTGCCTGGGTATGACGGCGCTCACGCGACTGCTCGTAGCCGGATCCGGGCTGCCGGTGATCGCAGCCGGTGGCATCATGAACGGACGCGACATCCAGGCGGCGCTCGACCTGGGCGCGATCGCAGCACAACTCGGCACCGCGTTCGTCGCGTGCCCGGAAAGCGGTGCCGACCAGTCCTACCGCGAGGCCCTGGCCGGACCCGGCGCGGCGCACACGGTGATGACCAGGTCGATCTCCGGCAGGGCCGCCCGCTGCATCCGGAACCGCTTCACCGACTGGGGGACGAAGACCAGCCTCGCGAGCCCCGACTATCCGATCGCGTACGATGCCGGGAAGGCGCTCAACGCAGCCGCCAAGGCCGCCGGAGAGAATGGATATGGGGCGCAATGGGCCGGCCAGGGCGCACCCTTGGCCCGCGCAATGCCTGCGGCCGCATTGATGGCAACGCTGGCTGCCGAACTCAGAGAAGCCATCGTGAGCTTTTCCGAAGTCTAAGGTCGGTAGGCATCCGAATGATGACGCGAGCCGCTATTCGTCCACCTTTATCTGAACCACCTTCGTCTGGTCGAAATGTATCCTTGTCGCAGCAGGCAGAATGTCGGTCGTCTGCCTGAACACGAATTTCTGGTTTTGAAAGTCGAACGTCCCTACGCCGAGATCAAAGAAGTTGAGCCCGAGCATTGCATAACTTACATCATCCTCGACGTCGAACGCGACATGCTGCATCTGCACGCTGCCAACATCGAGAATGTCCACATAATGGCGTCTTCCTAAGACGCCTCTTCCGAATTTCGTTACGACTGACGGATCGTTCGCGAGGTCCGCATCGCTGATACCAGCCTTGTTCGCTAGTCCGGTTGGAAGGATGCTGACCGGAAGGTCGGGTTCCAGGACTGCCTGGATCAGCTGCCCATTGATCCGGATCGGGACCAACAGAATTTCCTGCTGCATGTCGATCGAGCCGGGCGGAGCAAGACGCGGAGGACCCTGGCAAGCGACCTGAGGGGTAGCGATAGTCATTCGGCGGCCCGGTAGGTCCAACTCCACGATCGAGCCTTCCCGCAGGATATCGCGCCCGAGCATGCCAACGATCGGGCGCTTTTCCAAGGTCCGATCATCGGGCTCCGGCAAAAGATAGCCTGCTCGATCTGCGGCTTTTCTGCCACCAATCGAGAGATCCCGTGCGATCGATGCGAAAACCGGCTGTACGTCGCCATCCTGCTGACGCAAGCTCAGACGCCGATACTTCGGAAAAACAACCGCGCCATTGTTTCGAAACAACAACGGGACAAAGCCCGGCGAGAAGAACATCGCAGCCGCAGTCCCGTGCAAATGGACGGGAAGGATCGGGCTGTCGCCGGGCATCCCGAGCAAAGGCAACGAGATAGAGGACGGGATGCAGGTCGCCGAGCCAATCTGGCTCGGTTCACGGATCGACTGATCGCTGCATGAGGCAAGCAATAGCGCTGAAACAACAAGCAATCGTGCGTAGTTGGATTTCTTCACCGCGCTCGTGCATCGCAGGCGATGACGAGCCAGCTGCATAAGCAGCACATCCGACCGCTACCGCACCCACAGCACATCGTTCCGCCCGTCGTCGTTCAGGCGGCGGGCCAGCACGAAGGCGTAATCGGACAGCCGGTTCAGCGCGCGCGTCACCTCGGGATTGACCGGTTCCACTGCGGCCAGCGACACCACCCGGCGCTCCGCCCGCCGGACGACCGTCCGGACGACATGCGCCTGCGCGGCACCGGCGCTTCCACCCGGCAGCACGAAACTGTCGAGCGGCTTCTGGCTGGCGGCCATGGTCTCGATCGCCGCATCCAGGGTTGCGAGCAGGCGGCCGTCGATCCTGAGCGTGTCGCCCATCTCGCCCGGCATGCACAGGTCGCCGCCGATATCGAACAACCCGTTCTGAATTCGCTGCAGCAGGACACCATCGGGCGAGCCCGCGTCGAGATGCAGACGCAGCACCCCGATCGACGCATTCGCCTCGTCGACCGCGCCCAGCGCCTCGATACGCAGGGCATCCTTGGCGAGGCGGGTGCCATCGCCGAGACTGGTATGGCCTTCGTCGCCGGTGCGGGTGGCGACCTTGTCGATGCGGATCATGGGGATGCTTCTCCGTTCAGGTCTTGTCGACGGTCTGCAGGACTTCAAACCCCTCGAACTGCGGTGGCCCGAGATAGAGCGAGCGGGTTCCGGTCTGGCCGGCATTCTTGTGCGCCTCACGGAAGGCGTCCGAACGGGTCCAGTCCTCGAAGTGCGCCTTGCTCGACCAGATCGTGTGCGAGGAGTACAGCACATGGTCTTCGTGCTGGGGTCCGCGCAACAGATGGAAGGTCTCGAATCCAGGCACGGTCTTGAGGTGCACGTCGCGGTTGAGCCAGACCTGCTCGAAGTCGGTTTCCGACCCCAGCGCGACGCGGAAGCGGTTCATGGCGATGAACATGGGACGACTTTCCTTGAATGAAGCTGACCGGCGCCGAAACAAAACCGCCGCCCGGACGGATCCGGGCGGCGGGACTATTCAGCTTCTGGTCGAGTGATCAGCTGGCGGTGTGGTGGTGCATTCCCTTATGCATGCCCTTGTGCATTCCGCCATGCTCGAGCGCGTTCGCCGCATCGAGATGCGCCTGCACGACCGGTACGGTATCGGCTGCGAACTTCTTCAGGTCCGGATCGGTACCGGACGCCGCTTCGGTCTGGAACAGCTGCAGCATTGCCGTATGACCGGCAATCTGGTCCTCGATGTAGTCGTGATCGAACTTGCGGCCCATGTCGGCCTGGAGCGCGGTCATCTGCTGCATCTGCATGTCGTTCGGCGCTGTCGGCACCATCGCGCCCTTGGCGGTCGCGATCTGCTTCAGCTGGTCGTTCGCGGGGGTATGATCGGCAACCATCTTTGCGCCGTAGGCCTTTACCCGCGAGCTGCGTGCCTTGCTCTGGGCAAGCTGTCCGGCCTGAACCTCGGCCAGACCGCCCTGGGCGGCGTCCTGGATGAACGTCGCGTCTGCGGCTGCCAGCGGCGGCGGGCCCGGTGGTGTCATCGGCGCAGGTGTCGACTGGTTTGCGCAGGCAGCCATCGGAAGAATGACCAGGGCGATGCCCCAGCGAGCGTAGCGGTTCATATTGCGGTCCTTGAAACCTGAGCGGATCTTGGGGTTCGTCACCCGATCGTGCCGGGGTGACGAGGTCGGCGGCAGTCAGTCGGTCTAACGCAATAATCCGAGGAAGTATTCATCCCGAATAAGGTGTTTCGGAGTCATCCCCGGAATCGTTCCAAAGCCGCGATCAGCGCCCGCCTGGTGCCCGGTTCCAGGGCCGAGTGGCCGGCATCGGGGACCATCGTCAGGCGGGCGCCGGACCATGACGCTGCAAGGTCGAACGCACTGACCGGCGGGCACACCATGTCGTAGCGGCCCTGCACGATCTCGACCGGCAGGTGGGCAATACGATCCATGCGTCCCAGCAGCCCTTCCGGCGGCAGGAACAACCCATTGCGGAAATAGTACGCCTCGATCCTGGCAAGGCCCAGCGCGGCGCGATCCCGCGAGAAACCGGTCACCGGCCCCGGCGTCGGTAGCAACGTCGAGCAGGTTCCCTC
Proteins encoded:
- a CDS encoding 2-keto-3-deoxygluconate permease; protein product: MQIAIKRGLDRIPGGMMVVPLAIGAAFATLVPQTASFFGSFTGALFHGALPILAVFYVCMGSTIALGALPRVARRGGVLLATKIALGIGAGLMLGHVLGEQPVTSGWFAGLSTLAVVAAINDTNGGLYMALMNQFGRPEEAGAYAVMTLESGPFLTMVTLGVAGLSAFPWQTLVGAVLPLLAGIVIGNFDREMRSFLGVAAPTLIPFFAFALGTTLDLHRVWSAGLLGVALGLAVVAVSGVALIVTDRLSGGNGTAGIAAASTAGNAAAVPALIAAANPVYKAAAAPATILVASCVIVTSLLVPILTARWARFVQRKIPVDPT
- a CDS encoding four-carbon acid sugar kinase family protein — its product is MIEMVIIADDLSGAADCGIACTTAGYGTLVVLGEREDELDCQVLAIDANTRGGSSADAAAESARLVRLHGTPDRILFRKLDSTLRGHVATELAATLAARREFGPAIIVLAPAFPATGRTTRDGVQLLDGIPMEQTVIWQRERMQGPAYLPEMMASADLRSAVFDLAAVRDSRLSRAMTAAAGDAIDVLCCDAESEDDLRRIAQAGAALGRQVIWAGSAGLAGHVPASMLPQLATGRSAGGPVAAVSGPILFVIGSLSAVSARQVALLAERPDVEHLLVPPAALRDGARTTRWRGIERELDAALETGHDVVVSLEAEPDADPRDGLVLCHALASLTAPHADRIGALVSAGGETARAVLLAFRAAGLRLCGEIEPGVPLSLAEGWRRLPVVTKAGAFGSEQTFLRCRALLHAGYVPNRSRPEFLP
- the pdxA gene encoding 4-hydroxythreonine-4-phosphate dehydrogenase PdxA is translated as MTLPLIAITMGDATGVGPEIIMKSLAHAELYERCRPLVIGDAKRLERAGRIVGSDLVVRSLFAVEDAKFEPGTVDCIDLGLIPDDLPFGKLSPVAGDAAYQYLRVATELAVAGKVAAICTAPLNKEALQAGGHHYPGHTEMLAALTGTEEVSMMLTAPNLRVIHVTTHIGLMDAIRKIEPGLVERTIARGHEVLVKAGLSRRKIGVCAINPHAGENGLFGQGEEAEKIVPAIEACRAKGWDVEGPLPADTLFFRAGRGDFDMVVAMYHDQGHGPVKVLGLESGVNITVGLPVIRTSVDHGTAFDIAGKGIADERSLLEALRQAIALAPADA
- a CDS encoding DeoR/GlpR family DNA-binding transcription regulator, with amino-acid sequence MKVARARRLDMLRHIGAGMASAEALAEQLGISLSTVRRDLAVLAREGALLRTYGGAALPGPVQPEQPLTERLGERNAQKNAIAALAADHVLDGQTVILDAGSTVGALANRLRDRKDLRVVTSGLTSLQALSGLDRIDLVSLGGTLRPISLGFTGPLAEQAMRRITADSAFLGADGVVAGRGLCEASAEQTSLKELMTAQAETIYVLATSDKLGKAASRAWAPLDRPWTLVTDADASEAQLEPFRRLGTVTILIASGA
- a CDS encoding pyridoxamine 5'-phosphate oxidase family protein — translated: MLTQDMKDTLHKQRLGFVATVSETGEPNLSPKGTFVVVDDRTLAFGDIRSPGTIANLCHSPAVEVNFVDPLRRKGFRARGTATIHARDSDIYRLHRARFDRWGTMANRIEHIVLIDVLYAKSLSTPAYDDGAREDDLRAQWSATLLSD
- a CDS encoding Rrf2 family transcriptional regulator → MRLTRYTDYSLRVLMYLAVQEPQQSSIAGIAAAYGISENHLTKVAHQLGQMGFIQTTRGRGGGLRLGRAPAAINIGDVVRQAEGDLALVECFAGGACVITVPCRLRHALSQALAAFLAVLDGYTLADLVADEAGPAIAGLLGIPE
- the hmpA gene encoding NO-inducible flavohemoprotein, whose amino-acid sequence is MSQSLSPETVAIVKATEPALAQYGEAISLRMYERLFQDEAVRALFNQANQGKDGAQVKALAAAVLAYARNIDALETLGSMVERVAQKHVGFHVLPEHYPIVGAALLAAIADVLGKAATPAVIEAWRQAYWHLADIMQGREAAIRRSIESAPGGWSGWRDFVVVQKKQESTTITSFVLRPKDGGSVIRHLPGQYLTVHIPQPAGPPLTRNYSISSGPGDDSYRITIKREPGGTASNWMHDRVDVGDAISATPPAGDFCLSERPERPLVLLSAGVGLTPMVSMLEAIVGHWPGLQVDYVHGTASSGTHAMDQHVRDLARRYGGIDVHTFYSRPGAHDLVGTTHDVTGRITVDWLRDHTSLADADFYLCGPLPFLRFLISGLAGAGVGIQRLHYEFFGPAAEALAA
- a CDS encoding NAD(P)H-dependent flavin oxidoreductase, with product MSVLDRLALRLPIVQAPMAGVSTPALAAAVSNAGGLGSLGLGATDAAGARAMIGALRALTGRAFNVNLFVHANAQSDQAREAAWLQALAPLFRSFGAEPPSTLRIIYKSLIDDDEMFAALLDLAPPVVSFHFGLPRADQVAALKDAGCVLLSSATSLGEAALAKKAGIDAVVAQGYEAGGHRGNFDPEATDDCLGMTALTRLLVAGSGLPVIAAGGIMNGRDIQAALDLGAIAAQLGTAFVACPESGADQSYREALAGPGAAHTVMTRSISGRAARCIRNRFTDWGTKTSLASPDYPIAYDAGKALNAAAKAAGENGYGAQWAGQGAPLARAMPAAALMATLAAELREAIVSFSEV
- a CDS encoding retropepsin-like aspartic protease, translating into MKKSNYARLLVVSALLLASCSDQSIREPSQIGSATCIPSSISLPLLGMPGDSPILPVHLHGTAAAMFFSPGFVPLLFRNNGAVVFPKYRRLSLRQQDGDVQPVFASIARDLSIGGRKAADRAGYLLPEPDDRTLEKRPIVGMLGRDILREGSIVELDLPGRRMTIATPQVACQGPPRLAPPGSIDMQQEILLVPIRINGQLIQAVLEPDLPVSILPTGLANKAGISDADLANDPSVVTKFGRGVLGRRHYVDILDVGSVQMQHVAFDVEDDVSYAMLGLNFFDLGVGTFDFQNQKFVFRQTTDILPAATRIHFDQTKVVQIKVDE
- a CDS encoding cob(I)yrinic acid a,c-diamide adenosyltransferase, whose translation is MIRIDKVATRTGDEGHTSLGDGTRLAKDALRIEALGAVDEANASIGVLRLHLDAGSPDGVLLQRIQNGLFDIGGDLCMPGEMGDTLRIDGRLLATLDAAIETMAASQKPLDSFVLPGGSAGAAQAHVVRTVVRRAERRVVSLAAVEPVNPEVTRALNRLSDYAFVLARRLNDDGRNDVLWVR
- a CDS encoding antibiotic biosynthesis monooxygenase family protein — protein: MFIAMNRFRVALGSETDFEQVWLNRDVHLKTVPGFETFHLLRGPQHEDHVLYSSHTIWSSKAHFEDWTRSDAFREAHKNAGQTGTRSLYLGPPQFEGFEVLQTVDKT
- a CDS encoding DUF4142 domain-containing protein produces the protein MNRYARWGIALVILPMAACANQSTPAPMTPPGPPPLAAADATFIQDAAQGGLAEVQAGQLAQSKARSSRVKAYGAKMVADHTPANDQLKQIATAKGAMVPTAPNDMQMQQMTALQADMGRKFDHDYIEDQIAGHTAMLQLFQTEAASGTDPDLKKFAADTVPVVQAHLDAANALEHGGMHKGMHKGMHHHTAS